A window of Trichocoleus sp. FACHB-46 genomic DNA:
GGACATCACCGTTTTGCAAAGCACCAACTTTAGCCGCAGCTTCGTCGCCGATGCAGTCGTCGGTCTTGACCACGGTTTTACCTAGCAACTCGGAGAGACGCTTAGCCACAGGAGTCAGACGGAGGCTGTCGTCTACGCCTTTGGGCCGTCCAAAGTGGCTGCACAAAATTACCTTGGCTCCCTTCGAGGTCAACTCTTGGATGGTTGGCAGAGCGGCCCGGATGCGAGTATCGTCTGTGATATTACCTTGGTCATCGAGGGGTACGTTGAAGTCCGCGCGGACTAGAACCCGCTTGCCAGCTAAATCGGACGACGATAAATTTGCTACAGTTTTTTTGGACACAGAAAAATCTCCTGAATGAGCCTTTGTACCTATTAATTAGATTAAAACAAGCCGTGACCTGTTTCAGGTATTTCTACTTAACACGCTAGAAAGCCTGAACGGATCAACCTGAATCTGTTCGTTGGATTCGTACTATGCGTCGTCCACATTTTACCTAGGTCTGTGTCCGGAGTTGCGCTTATGTTTAAAACTGTTCTGTTTCCCATTGACCAAAGCCGTGAATCGCGTCAAGCTGCCGATACTGTGGCAGAGCTTGTCAAGTTTCATCACAGCCGTTTAGTGATCGTGTCTGTAGTTGAAACACCAGAGCCAGGAGAAGAAGTGCCAAGTGCTGAAATGGCATCCCCAGAAGCGATCGCGGAATTGCTAAAAACCGCTAGAAACCTCTTTTCAGATCAAGGTATTAATACTGAACTGATCGAACGAGAAGGAAAACCAGCTTTCACCATCTGTGATGTCGCAGATGAACTGGATGCTGACCTAATTATTATGGGTTGCCGAGGTCTAGGTCTCACCGAGGAGGGAGCCGCCGACAGCGTCACCAATCGGGTAATCAACCTTGCTCCCTGCCCCGTGTTAATTGTGCCCTAACACTAAATAGCCTGAGTAAATTCCAGAACTAACGAAGAGAGTCACCAGTGCCACGGGCAGGACAAAATGTGCGGGTGATGGCTAGACAACGCCGCACGAAAGCAGTGTTGGGGTCTGCGATCGCTGGCTTATGGATATTGCTACCCTGGGTGCTACCGTGGCTCCTCCAGTTTTTCTTCCCAACCATCGTGCTTTCACTGCCTGGTTGGGTCTATTTGATTTGCTTAGTTCCAGCAGGTTTCAGCTACTTCCAAGCCCAACGTTTATGGAGCAAAGCCAATCGAGCTGACCAAGGCGCGGCGGGAGAAGAAGCGATCGCCACAGTTCTCGCACCTCTCCAGAGCGAAGGCTGGCAAATGGAATATGGCGTTCGCGATCGCTCGGTTGGGGATGTAGATGTATTTCTGCTGTCCCCAAAAGGTCGAGCTTACACCATTGATGTCAAATCCCATCGGGGCGAGGTGCGGAGTGACGGTAAGCAGCTCTATCGGCAGTATGGGCGATCGCAATATCCCTTTGAAAAGGATTTCTTGAACCAAGCCAAGCGCCAAGCTGTTGCGATGAAAAAGTTGAAGCGCTTAACTTTTGTCACCCCAGTTGTAGCTTTCTCTCAAGCCAGGGTTGAAGTTGAGCAGAACCCGATTGCGGGTGTCTACGTCGTGGGCAAACAGGATTTGGTGAGGTGCTTGCGATCGCTGGGCTAACTTTCCGACAAGAGCGCTCGAAACGATCATGTGAAAACAAAGCTTTTGTAGCTTTGTTCACCCCAACTCATCAACTAACTCACTGGGTTCGCCGGGATAAAAGCGATCGCCTAGAATTTCCGCTAAACCATAGGGACATTCTGGAGGAAAAGGGCGGCTGGGTAAATCAGTTTCACTCACTGCCAGTTCTACACCTTTTAGATAAGCTTTCTGCAATGCTTCTTCTAGATAGGGCTTGAGGCTGGGGTTGTCTTCTAGTAATTCGGAGATGTCGAGGCGCTGGATGCGAATCGTGGCTAGCCAGCTACGACTACGACGTTCGGGTTGGTACTGCCATTTGAGTAAATGCCCAATTAGCAAACTCAAGCGATTGCGGAGTTCTTGGCGTTGCTGTTTACCCAAAGATGCAATTTCCTCAATCAAATTTGGTAGGTCAAGCTGGCTCCATTGCTGCTGGTGGAGTAAAGCAGCTTGTTCCTGCGTCCAAGCGTAGAAGTCGTTGTTATAGAGGTTTGGTTCAGAAACGGTAGCCTTTGGGTCTATTTCTGGGATGTGCATGGCGATCGCTCAACCTCAATGTCCTTATTGTAGAGTTGCCTTTTCGAGGCACAATCGCTTTGTTAAATCGCCAAGGGGCGATCGCAATCCCATTGGATCTATTCGTCTATTGGTTTCGGCCAGTTTACGCTGACTACAGTTTTGTACAGAATATTATGCAGAACATAAGGGCTCTTAAGTAACTCAGCGGAAGTAAGACTGCGGCGGGTTATGCATACTGAAGGGTACATAGTAAATTGTACGTAGTGCTAGAGATGGGTTTCCCCACGCTGCATCATAATGTTGGTATTCCCCACCTCAATCCT
This region includes:
- a CDS encoding universal stress protein, with the translated sequence MFKTVLFPIDQSRESRQAADTVAELVKFHHSRLVIVSVVETPEPGEEVPSAEMASPEAIAELLKTARNLFSDQGINTELIEREGKPAFTICDVADELDADLIIMGCRGLGLTEEGAADSVTNRVINLAPCPVLIVP
- a CDS encoding nuclease-related domain-containing protein, translated to MPRAGQNVRVMARQRRTKAVLGSAIAGLWILLPWVLPWLLQFFFPTIVLSLPGWVYLICLVPAGFSYFQAQRLWSKANRADQGAAGEEAIATVLAPLQSEGWQMEYGVRDRSVGDVDVFLLSPKGRAYTIDVKSHRGEVRSDGKQLYRQYGRSQYPFEKDFLNQAKRQAVAMKKLKRLTFVTPVVAFSQARVEVEQNPIAGVYVVGKQDLVRCLRSLG
- a CDS encoding DUF29 domain-containing protein, whose amino-acid sequence is MHIPEIDPKATVSEPNLYNNDFYAWTQEQAALLHQQQWSQLDLPNLIEEIASLGKQQRQELRNRLSLLIGHLLKWQYQPERRSRSWLATIRIQRLDISELLEDNPSLKPYLEEALQKAYLKGVELAVSETDLPSRPFPPECPYGLAEILGDRFYPGEPSELVDELG